One Glycine max cultivar Williams 82 chromosome 4, Glycine_max_v4.0, whole genome shotgun sequence DNA segment encodes these proteins:
- the LOC100796552 gene encoding glucan endo-1,3-beta-glucosidase 5: MELMGGGKFSRCFVVVVVVGVLFLVGSVSGIGVNWGTQSTHPLSPSKVVKMLKDNGIQKVKLFDADAGILDALKKSGIQVMVGIPNDMLYTLANSVEAAEKWVSKNISKHVSSGGVDIRYVAVGNEPFLSTYNGSFEATTLPALQNIQAALTRSGLSNRVKVTVPLNADVYQSSSEKPSDGGFRPDINNVMLQIVKFLNDNGAPFTVNIYPFISLYADPNFPVDYAFFNGYQPTINDNGRAYDNVFDANHDTLVWALQKNGFGNLPIIVGEIGWPTDGDRNANLQYAQRFNQGFMSRYMSGKGTPMRPGPIDAYLFSLIDEDAKSIQPGNFERHWGMFYFDGQPKYQLNLGSARGNGLVGASGVDHLAKKWCVLKPSANLNDDQLAPSVAYACQNADCTSLGYGTSCGNLDVHGNISYAFNSYYQINDQMDSACKFPGLSMITDKDPSVGDCKFRIMIQTDSAEPHGKVGYLTTVLCFFVLLLFCNLWF; encoded by the exons ATGGAGTTGATGGGGGGTGGAAAATTTAGTAggtgttttgttgttgttgttgttgttggtgtgTTGTTCTTAGTGGGGTCAGTGAGTGGGATTGGTGTTAATTGGGGGACACAGTCAACACACCCTTTGTCACCGTCGAAGGTGGTGAAGATGCTGAAAGACAATGGCATTCAGAAGGTGAAGCTTTTTGATGCTGATGCTGGTATCTTGGATGCTCTCAAGAAGTCTGGGATACAGGTCATGGTGGGGATTCCGAATGACATGCTTTATACTCTGGCTAACAGTGTGGAAGCAGCTGAAAAATGGGTTTCCAAGAATATCTCCAAACATGTCTCTTCTGGAGGAGTGGACATCAG GTACGTTGCAGTGGGGAATGAACCATTCTTGTCAACATACAACGGTTCCTTCGAAGCCACAACTCTTCCAGCTCTCCAAAACATCCAGGCAGCTCTCACAAGATCTGGTTTGAGCAACCGTGTCAAAGTCACCGTCCCCTTAAATGCCGACGTATACCAAAGCTCATCCGAAAAGCCATCCGACGGCGGTTTCAGACCCGACATCAACAATGTCATGCTGCAGATTGTCAAGTTCTTGAACGACAACGGTGCTCCGTTCACAGTGAACATCTATCCTTTCATCAGCCTCTACGCAGACCCCAATTTCCCCGTTGACTATGCCTTCTTTAACGGCTACCAGCCCACCATAAACGACAACGGAAGAGCCTACGACAATGTGTTTGATGCCAACCATGACACTCTAGTATGGGCACTGCAGAAGAATGGCTTTGGAAACTTACCTATAATTGTGGGGGAAATTGGGTGGCCAACAGATGGGGACAGAAATGCAAACCTTCAATATGCACAACGTTTTAACCAAGGTTTCATGTCACGTTACATGTCTGGAAAAGGTACCCCAATGAGGCCTGGTCCTATAGATGCTTATTTGTTTAGTCTCATAGATGAAGATGCCAAAAGCATTCAGCCAGGTAACTTTGAGCGTCATTGGGGCATGTTTTACTTTGATGGCCAACCCAAATACCAACTTAACCTTGGGTCAGCACGAGGTAATGGGTTAGTAGGTGCTAGTGGCGTTGATCATTTGGCTAAAAAGTGGTGCGTTTTGAAACCCTCAGCAAACCTTAATGATGACCAACTTGCACCTAGTGTGGCCTATGCTTGTCAAAATGCTGATTGCACTAGTCTTGGGTATGGAACTTCGTGTGGCAATTTAGATGTTCATGGTAACATTTCTTATGCGTTTAATAGCTACTATCAGATAAATGACCAGATGGATAGTGCATGCAAATTCCCCGGCCTTTCCATGATCACTGACAAGGATCCTTCTGTTGGAGATTGCAAGTTCAGAATCATGATCCAGACAGATTCTGCGGAGCCACATGGAAAAGTTGGATATCTAACAACAGTGCtatgtttttttgttcttttgctATTCTGTAATCTTTGGTTTTGA
- the LOC100781708 gene encoding uncharacterized protein, which produces MAVTVKLMALTVSFFGLLSFILGVIAENKKPPAGTPVFGKDGVTCKFPADPTVALGYLSVIFLIASTVVGYLSLFYPYKGKTVPQGVLFKSMTFAVFFNVALFSTGLAATMLLWPTITEHLHLKRNVHLDLTYTCPTAKTGLFGGGAFLSLDSSLFWLVALLVADNAREDFLDEDKDDKLDVELPSLANHADMVI; this is translated from the exons ATGGCCGTCACCGTGAAACTAATGGCTCTCACTGTTTCCTTCTTCGGCCTTTTGTCTTTCATTTTGGGAGTCATAGCCGAAAACAAAAAG CCTCCTGCTGGAACGCCTGTGTTTGGCAAGGATGGTGTCACATGCAAGTTCCCAGCTGATCCAACAGTTGCATTGGGGTATCTTtctgtaatttttcttattgCTTCCACCGTGGTTGGATATCTCTCTCTGTTTTACCCTTACAAAGGGAAGACTGTTCCACAAGGAGTTCTCTTTAAAAGCATGACTTTTGCCGTATTCTTCAATGTTGCATT GTTTTCAACTGGACTAGCTGCAACTATGCTGTTATGGCCAACAATCACTGAACACCTTCACCTTAAACGCAATGTGCATCTTGATCTCACATATACATGCCCCACTGCTAAAACTGGTCTCTTTGGAGGTGGTGCCTTTTTATCCCTTGATTCATCCCTCTTTTGGTTAGTTGCACTTCTGGTGGCTGACAATGCCCGGGAGGATTTTTTGGATGAAGACAAGGATGATAAGCTTGATGTTGAACTTCCCTCACTTGCTAATCATGCTGATATGGTCATATAG